One segment of Chelmon rostratus isolate fCheRos1 chromosome 17, fCheRos1.pri, whole genome shotgun sequence DNA contains the following:
- the rdh8a gene encoding retinol dehydrogenase 8a has translation MANSGQKVVLITGCSSGIGLRIAVTLAKDEKKRYHVIATMRDLKKKDKLVEAAGDAYGKTLMLLPLDVCSDESVKQCINNVKDRHIDILINNAGVGLLGPVESISIEEMKRVFETNFFGVVRMIKEVMPDMKKRRSGHIVVMSSVMGLQGVVFNDVYTASKFAMEGFCESMAVQLMKFNIRLSMIEPGPVHTEFETKMMEDVAKMEYPGVDADTVRYFKDVYLPSSIDIFEAMGQMPEDIAKCIKKVIESSSPRFRNLTNNLYTPIVALKYADETGGLSVNTFYNLLFNFGPLMHITMSILKCLTCSCLRRRTISPN, from the exons ATGGCGAACAGCGGGCAGAAAGTTGTGCTGATCACCGGCTGCTCCTCCGGCATCGGGTTACGAATCGCCGTCACGTTGGCCAAAGATGAAAAGAAGCGTTACCATG TCATAGCCACCATGCGGGACCTGAAGAAAAAGGACAAGCTAGTGGAGGCAGCAGGAGATGCATATGGCAAGACCTTGATGTTGCTTCCACTAGATGTGTGCAGCGACGAGTCCGTCAAGCAGTGCATCAACAATGTCAAGGACCGCCACATTGATATCCTGA tcaaCAATGCAGGTGTGGGCTTGCTGGGACCTGTGGAAAGCATCAGCATCGAGGAGATGAAAAGAGTGTTTGAGACCAACTTCTTTGGTGTTGTTCGCATGATCAAAGAAGTGATGCCAGACATGAAGAAGAGGCGTTCAGGACACATCGTGGTCATGAGCAGTGTCATGGGACTTCAGG GAGTGGTGTTCAACGATGTTTACACTGCCTCTAAGTTTGCCATGGAAGGTTTCTGTGAGAGTATGGCCGTGCAACTGATGAAGTTCAATATCCG GTTGTCCATGATTGAGCCTGGCCCAGTGCACACTGAGTTTGAGACGAAGATGATGGAGGATGTGGCCAAGATGGAGTATCCAGGAGTAGATGCCGACACAGTTCGTTATTTTAAAGACGTTTACCTGCCGTCATCCATCGATATATTTGAAGCCATGGGCCAGATGCCAGAGGACATTGCCAAA TGCATTAAAAAGGTTATTGAGTCGAGCAGCCCTCGCTTCAGGAATCTGACCAACAACCTCTACACACCCATTGTGGCCTTAAAGTACGCAGACGAGACTGGTGGCCTGTCTGTCAACACTTTCTACAACCTGCTCTTCAATTTCGGCCCCCTCATGCACATCACCATGAGCATCCTCAAGTGCCTGACGTGCAGCTGCCTGCGCAGACGCACCATCTCACCTAACTGA